A genomic region of Tsukamurella pulmonis contains the following coding sequences:
- a CDS encoding acyl-CoA dehydrogenase family protein, whose product MVEMSTSTDPRDTSAIGKNPIRRNPTGQLIRALMAVVQTPFVQNRGLQDLVNRVAYEGTRTGFKALGAANRTFKVVSGTGKPKRLSSSTKSNYDLTPDDEQQMIVDTVKDFAAEIVRPAAFDADAATEAPASLLGRATELGITMINVPEELDGAGSDRGAVTNALVASALAHGDMGLALPILAPSGVAVTLSQFGSDGQQQTYLKEFAGESVPQSSVVIAEPGALFNPFALATKATRTSGGYVLSGVKSMVPQAGSAELFVVGAELDGKPALFIVESGTDGVIVEGDPSMGLRAASLGRLNLNNVKVPATALLGEVDLDTAAQNYTDVVRLARLGWSALALGTARAVLDYVTPYVKEREAFGEPIAHRQAVAFAVADMATEVDGLELLVWRGASRAEQGLSFGREAALARKFATDKGMRIGLDGVQLLGGHGFTKEHPVERWYRDLRAVGIAEGVVVL is encoded by the coding sequence ATGGTGGAGATGAGCACGTCAACCGATCCCCGGGACACCAGTGCCATCGGGAAGAACCCGATCCGGCGCAACCCCACCGGGCAGCTGATCCGCGCGCTGATGGCCGTGGTGCAGACGCCCTTCGTGCAGAACCGCGGCCTGCAGGACCTGGTCAACCGCGTCGCCTACGAGGGCACGCGGACCGGGTTCAAGGCGCTCGGCGCGGCGAACCGGACGTTCAAGGTGGTCTCCGGCACGGGTAAGCCCAAGCGGCTGAGCTCGAGCACGAAGTCCAACTACGACCTGACCCCGGACGACGAGCAGCAGATGATCGTCGACACGGTCAAGGACTTCGCCGCCGAGATCGTCCGGCCCGCGGCCTTCGACGCCGACGCCGCGACCGAGGCGCCCGCCTCGCTGCTCGGCCGCGCCACCGAACTCGGCATCACCATGATCAACGTGCCGGAGGAGCTCGACGGCGCCGGCAGCGACCGCGGCGCGGTCACCAACGCGCTCGTGGCCTCGGCCCTCGCCCACGGCGACATGGGCCTCGCGCTGCCGATCCTCGCGCCCAGCGGCGTGGCTGTGACGCTCTCGCAGTTCGGCTCCGACGGCCAGCAGCAGACCTACCTCAAGGAGTTCGCGGGCGAGTCCGTGCCGCAGTCCTCCGTGGTGATCGCCGAGCCCGGCGCCCTGTTCAACCCGTTCGCGCTCGCCACCAAGGCCACGCGCACCTCGGGCGGCTACGTGCTCAGCGGCGTGAAGTCGATGGTGCCCCAGGCCGGTTCGGCCGAGCTGTTCGTCGTCGGCGCAGAGCTGGACGGCAAGCCCGCCCTGTTCATCGTCGAGTCCGGCACCGACGGCGTGATCGTCGAGGGCGACCCCAGCATGGGCCTTCGCGCCGCCTCGCTCGGCCGCCTGAATCTGAACAACGTGAAGGTCCCCGCGACCGCGCTGCTCGGTGAGGTCGACCTCGACACCGCCGCCCAGAACTACACCGACGTGGTGCGCCTCGCGCGCCTGGGCTGGTCGGCGCTGGCGCTCGGCACCGCCCGCGCCGTGCTCGACTACGTCACCCCGTACGTCAAGGAGCGCGAGGCCTTCGGCGAGCCGATCGCGCACCGTCAGGCCGTGGCCTTCGCCGTGGCCGACATGGCCACCGAGGTCGACGGCCTGGAGCTGCTGGTCTGGCGCGGCGCCTCCCGCGCCGAGCAGGGTCTGTCCTTCGGCCGCGAGGCCGCACTCGCGCGCAAGTTCGCCACCGACAAGGGCATGCGGATCGGCCTGGACGGTGTCC